In Aerosakkonema funiforme FACHB-1375, the following are encoded in one genomic region:
- a CDS encoding DUF4276 family protein, whose protein sequence is MKIAILVEGETENVFKPFLVNFLSSCLEKRMPKLKFVKFDGRIPKENKLKRQVENLLSGKDACDAVIALTDVYTGKNDFVDAADAKVKMAEWVGNNPNFYPHAAQYDFEAWLLPFWSTIQKKAGHNKSAPSGSPEQVNHNNPPSKRIRKIFESGGRRSYNKPRDGASILRGNNLMVSIKACPELKAFINTIITLCEGELID, encoded by the coding sequence ATGAAAATTGCCATTTTGGTTGAGGGAGAAACTGAAAATGTTTTTAAGCCTTTCCTAGTAAATTTTCTTAGCTCTTGCTTGGAAAAAAGAATGCCAAAATTAAAATTTGTAAAATTTGATGGTCGTATTCCTAAAGAAAATAAACTTAAACGTCAAGTTGAAAATCTACTGAGTGGCAAAGATGCTTGTGATGCCGTGATTGCATTAACAGATGTTTATACAGGTAAAAATGATTTTGTAGATGCCGCAGATGCTAAGGTTAAAATGGCTGAATGGGTGGGAAATAATCCGAATTTTTATCCTCATGCTGCACAGTATGATTTTGAAGCTTGGTTGTTACCTTTTTGGTCAACCATTCAAAAGAAAGCTGGACATAATAAATCAGCGCCTAGTGGTTCTCCCGAACAGGTTAATCATAATAATCCACCATCTAAGCGGATTAGAAAAATATTTGAATCAGGCGGACGCAGAAGTTACAATAAGCCTCGCGATGGAGCAAGTATTTTAAGAGGAAATAATTTGATGGTTTCAATAAAAGCTTGTCCTGAATTAAAGGCTTTTATCAATACGATTATAACTCTTTGTGAGGGTGAGTTAATTGATTGA
- a CDS encoding NHL repeat-containing protein, which yields MITQKAVPFSLLSPEGAKVIIGGLGDSIIPTPIAPTPNTLFGPRGICLVADRSLWVADTGHHRLLGWRSHPESDNQPADWIIGQPDFFSEGKNAKGNPTASTLSVPTGICICGEGLAVADAWNHRVLIWKKIPEDSNIPADIVLGQADFSQGEPNRGFMDTACDRLHWCYGVFYYEGKLFVADTGNRRVLIWNQLPETNGQPADLVLGQPDFTSRNENGGGTPTAASMRWCHSMAIWQGNLVVADAGNNRIMLWEGIPTENNTPCVAVLGQSSFDKVELNRGVYFPTAASLNMPYGVTVAKDWLLVADTANSRLLGWKYLADLRLLHGTDANALIGQLDFQSKGENRVYGLPMRDSLCWCYGVLVCGDKVAIADSGNNRILLWDLE from the coding sequence ATGATAACTCAAAAGGCAGTCCCATTTTCGCTTCTCTCGCCTGAAGGTGCAAAGGTAATTATCGGTGGTTTGGGAGATTCTATCATCCCGACGCCGATCGCACCTACCCCTAATACTTTATTTGGGCCAAGAGGTATTTGTTTAGTTGCCGATCGTTCTTTGTGGGTGGCGGATACGGGACATCATCGTTTGTTAGGATGGCGATCGCATCCTGAATCAGACAATCAACCTGCGGATTGGATTATCGGACAACCAGACTTTTTTAGTGAAGGGAAAAATGCTAAAGGTAATCCAACTGCTTCTACTCTCAGCGTTCCCACTGGAATTTGTATTTGTGGTGAAGGTTTAGCTGTTGCTGATGCTTGGAATCATCGCGTTTTGATTTGGAAAAAAATCCCAGAAGATAGTAATATTCCTGCTGATATCGTGTTAGGACAAGCTGATTTTTCGCAAGGGGAACCAAATCGGGGATTTATGGATACGGCGTGCGATCGCTTGCATTGGTGCTATGGTGTTTTCTATTATGAAGGTAAGTTATTTGTTGCTGATACTGGAAATCGTCGAGTTTTGATTTGGAATCAGTTACCAGAGACTAACGGACAACCTGCGGATTTAGTTTTAGGACAACCCGATTTTACCTCTCGCAATGAGAATGGGGGCGGAACACCGACGGCGGCGAGTATGCGTTGGTGTCACAGTATGGCAATTTGGCAAGGTAATTTGGTAGTGGCGGATGCTGGAAATAATCGGATTATGTTGTGGGAAGGAATTCCTACAGAAAATAATACTCCCTGCGTGGCGGTGTTAGGGCAGTCTAGTTTTGACAAAGTAGAACTGAATCGAGGGGTTTACTTTCCTACTGCGGCTAGTTTAAATATGCCTTATGGGGTGACAGTAGCGAAAGATTGGTTATTAGTTGCTGATACTGCTAATTCTCGCTTATTAGGTTGGAAATATTTGGCAGATTTGCGCCTGCTTCACGGTACAGATGCGAATGCTTTAATCGGACAACTTGATTTTCAAAGCAAGGGAGAAAACCGAGTTTACGGTTTACCGATGCGAGATAGTCTTTGTTGGTGTTATGGGGTGCTGGTTTGTGGCG
- a CDS encoding nickel-dependent hydrogenase large subunit → MPVQTLDISPVGRVEGDLDVRVEIEDGYVTNAWTHAELFRGFEIILRGKDPQAGLIVTPRACGICGASHLSSAAWALDTAWGTEVPRNAILARNLGQLAETIQSIPRYFYGLFAIDLTHKKYQHSSFYEEACRRFAPFTGKSYELGVTISAKPVEIYALLGGQWPHSSYMVPGGVMCAPTLTDVTRAWSILEYFRTNWLEPAWLGCSLERYEQIQTYDDFMAWLEEDPKHANSDLGFYWRMGLDIGLDKYGAGVGKYITWGYLPHEDKYQKPTIEGRNAAVIMKSGVYDSFSDTHSLMDHSFARENTTHSWYDEGTGDVHPFDRTTKPTEKNTQDFDNSYSWSSAVRHAESGRLEAGPLARQLVAGGKHGQDWQHYDRFILDCFKKMGGASIHLRQIARMHESVKLYRQAERCLREFRLNEPFYIKPKEKDGRGWGATEAARGALCHWIELEKGKIKNYQIIAPTTWNVGPRDGAGKLGPIESALIGTPIADSTDPIEVGHVARSFDSCLVCTVHAHDAKTGEELARFRTA, encoded by the coding sequence ATGCCAGTTCAAACCTTAGACATTTCGCCAGTCGGAAGAGTAGAAGGCGACCTAGATGTAAGAGTTGAAATAGAAGATGGATACGTAACCAACGCTTGGACTCACGCCGAACTATTTCGCGGATTTGAGATTATTTTACGAGGCAAAGATCCTCAAGCAGGATTAATCGTCACCCCTCGCGCTTGTGGAATTTGTGGCGCTTCCCACCTCAGTTCTGCTGCTTGGGCATTAGACACTGCTTGGGGTACAGAAGTACCGCGCAATGCTATTCTAGCTAGAAACTTAGGACAATTAGCCGAAACAATCCAAAGTATTCCCCGCTATTTTTACGGGTTATTCGCGATCGATCTAACCCATAAAAAATATCAGCATAGTTCATTCTACGAAGAAGCTTGTCGCAGGTTCGCTCCTTTTACTGGTAAATCCTACGAACTGGGAGTAACTATTTCTGCCAAACCCGTAGAAATATATGCTTTATTAGGTGGACAATGGCCGCACTCTAGTTACATGGTGCCAGGTGGTGTAATGTGCGCCCCGACCTTAACTGATGTCACCCGCGCTTGGTCGATTTTGGAATATTTTCGCACCAATTGGTTAGAGCCTGCCTGGTTGGGTTGTTCGTTAGAACGCTACGAACAAATCCAAACTTATGATGATTTTATGGCATGGTTGGAGGAAGATCCGAAACACGCTAACTCCGATCTCGGTTTTTACTGGCGGATGGGTTTAGATATTGGTTTGGATAAGTACGGCGCTGGTGTTGGAAAATACATCACATGGGGCTATCTCCCTCACGAAGATAAGTATCAAAAACCGACCATTGAGGGTAGAAATGCAGCCGTGATTATGAAGAGTGGGGTGTATGACAGCTTTAGCGATACTCACTCCTTGATGGATCACAGCTTTGCCCGCGAGAATACAACTCACTCTTGGTATGATGAAGGCACTGGAGACGTTCATCCGTTCGATCGCACCACCAAACCAACTGAGAAAAATACCCAAGATTTCGATAACAGTTATTCCTGGTCTAGTGCAGTGCGTCACGCCGAGTCGGGACGGTTGGAAGCAGGGCCATTAGCACGCCAACTGGTAGCGGGTGGCAAGCATGGGCAAGACTGGCAACACTACGATCGCTTTATCCTCGATTGTTTCAAGAAAATGGGTGGTGCTAGCATCCATCTTCGGCAGATAGCACGAATGCACGAATCTGTCAAGCTATACCGCCAAGCCGAACGCTGTTTGCGCGAGTTCCGGTTAAATGAGCCTTTCTACATTAAACCAAAAGAAAAAGATGGTCGGGGCTGGGGTGCAACCGAAGCTGCTAGGGGCGCTCTCTGTCACTGGATAGAATTGGAGAAAGGTAAGATTAAAAACTACCAAATTATCGCACCGACGACTTGGAATGTTGGGCCTCGCGATGGTGCAGGTAAATTGGGGCCAATTGAATCGGCTTTAATTGGTACGCCTATTGCTGATTCTACCGATCCGATCGAAGTTGGTCACGTTGCGCGATCGTTCGATTCTTGTTTAGTTTGTACCGTTCATGCCCATGATGCTAAAACCGGGGAGGAATTGGCAAGATTTAGAACAGCTTGA
- a CDS encoding NifU family protein has protein sequence MTNDDRSPTLEELVREINRYEAIASEWDESQRVVLMAWKRAMEALHREALIRLIRSVKQDSLSALRRAAEDEVVYGVLRYYDLVKSPQPPLEERIKLALAEVRPGLQSHNGDVELVAIDLPTVKVRLIGNCSNCPASTLTLSDSVEQAIKRYCPEITQVIAVQTEKFPASQNLSENIDSDRIELTSLAEVPTQGILAMKLLGKSLILFRIGSQVVCYENACSHFGEPLDAGDVSNGILTCPSHKFRYRLETGECLTSPEIPLQSYPVQVQDGRVFVQIKRSTN, from the coding sequence ATGACAAATGACGATCGCAGTCCGACGCTGGAAGAACTGGTACGGGAAATCAATCGCTATGAAGCGATCGCTAGCGAATGGGATGAGTCGCAAAGAGTAGTATTAATGGCGTGGAAAAGGGCGATGGAAGCTTTGCATCGCGAAGCTTTGATCCGCCTAATTCGTAGTGTGAAACAAGATTCTTTATCTGCTTTGCGTCGTGCAGCTGAAGATGAGGTAGTATACGGTGTATTGCGTTACTACGATCTGGTAAAATCGCCGCAACCACCTTTGGAAGAAAGAATTAAACTTGCTTTGGCAGAAGTTCGACCGGGACTGCAAAGCCATAATGGAGATGTGGAACTGGTAGCGATCGATCTACCTACAGTCAAAGTTCGACTGATTGGAAATTGTAGTAACTGTCCTGCTTCCACTCTTACTTTATCCGACAGCGTAGAACAAGCTATTAAGCGTTACTGTCCAGAAATTACGCAGGTAATAGCCGTACAAACGGAGAAATTTCCAGCCAGTCAAAATTTATCTGAAAATATAGATAGCGATCGCATAGAATTAACTTCACTCGCTGAAGTTCCTACCCAAGGAATTTTAGCGATGAAATTATTAGGAAAATCGTTAATATTATTTAGAATTGGTTCTCAAGTTGTCTGCTATGAAAATGCTTGCAGTCATTTTGGTGAACCGCTAGACGCTGGGGATGTTAGTAATGGAATTTTAACTTGTCCTAGCCATAAGTTTCGCTATCGGTTGGAAACTGGAGAATGTTTAACTTCGCCTGAGATACCTTTGCAATCTTATCCGGTACAAGTACAAGATGGACGGGTATTTGTTCAAATAAAGCGATCGACCAATTAA
- a CDS encoding AAA family ATPase, giving the protein MNSFESISVKGFRRLFSIEIELRPLTVMIGANGIGKSSFLEIFSLLAASANGQLQSKISEFSGLNQMLTRDKADSMSISLSMPVENQNPLNYCLQLASKGQFYEIAVETLTQQRNLAATAPFKYIDSRGLDIKYYDPEYERLLRPNWEHNPLETSLSQVPKMYKEPETLRKKLALCSFYRAWELNVAPRSPMRLPQAMRPAKLPGFNGEDLVSCLYYLRETDRDRFEIVEDTLAAAFPDFERLSFPPVAAGTLAMTWKDKNFSQPLYMDQLSEGTLRFIWLVTLLQSRDLTSVTLIDEPEVSLHPELLRLLVHLMREASQRTQLIVATHSDRLIRFLEPNEVLVCDAEDGLTTMTWADSLDLEKWLEEYSLDEIWAMNLIGGQP; this is encoded by the coding sequence ATGAATTCGTTTGAAAGCATCAGTGTTAAAGGTTTCCGTCGCTTATTTTCAATTGAAATCGAACTGCGACCTCTCACCGTTATGATTGGCGCTAACGGTATCGGAAAAAGCTCTTTTTTAGAAATATTCTCCCTCTTGGCAGCTTCTGCAAATGGTCAATTACAGTCAAAAATTTCCGAATTTAGCGGTCTTAATCAAATGTTGACAAGAGATAAAGCCGATAGTATGAGCATATCTTTGTCAATGCCTGTAGAAAACCAAAACCCGTTGAATTACTGTCTTCAACTTGCTAGTAAAGGTCAGTTTTATGAAATTGCTGTAGAAACTTTAACCCAACAGCGAAATCTCGCTGCCACTGCACCTTTTAAGTATATTGATTCTCGCGGTTTAGATATTAAATATTACGATCCAGAATATGAAAGACTATTGCGCCCAAATTGGGAACATAACCCTTTAGAAACTTCCCTTTCTCAGGTTCCCAAAATGTACAAAGAACCAGAGACTTTGCGAAAAAAATTAGCTTTATGTAGTTTTTATAGAGCCTGGGAATTGAATGTTGCTCCCAGAAGTCCAATGCGTTTACCTCAAGCAATGCGTCCGGCAAAATTACCCGGATTTAATGGGGAAGATTTAGTTTCCTGCCTTTATTATTTGCGCGAGACAGACAGGGATAGATTTGAAATAGTAGAAGATACACTTGCGGCGGCTTTTCCTGATTTTGAAAGGTTGAGTTTTCCACCAGTAGCAGCAGGAACTTTGGCAATGACTTGGAAGGATAAAAATTTTTCTCAACCTCTTTATATGGATCAACTTTCTGAAGGAACTTTGCGATTTATTTGGTTAGTTACTCTTTTACAAAGTCGTGATTTAACATCTGTTACTCTCATTGATGAGCCGGAAGTAAGTTTGCATCCAGAGTTATTGAGATTGTTAGTTCATTTAATGCGAGAAGCTTCCCAACGCACTCAGCTTATTGTTGCCACTCACTCCGATAGATTGATTCGATTTTTAGAACCTAACGAGGTTCTAGTTTGTGATGCTGAAGATGGGTTAACAACGATGACTTGGGCGGATTCTTTAGATTTAGAAAAATGGTTAGAGGAATATAGTTTGGATGAAATTTGGGCTATGAATTTGATTGGGGGGCAACCATGA
- a CDS encoding hydrogenase small subunit, which yields MVNVLWLQGGACSGNTMSFLNAEEPSACDLVTDFGINILWHPSLGVELGENLQKLLWDCVKGTIPLDILVFEGSVVNAPNGAGTWNRFAHRPMKDWLSDLSKVASFVVAVGDCATWGGIPAMAPNPSESTGLQFLKRQEGGFLGTDYVSKGGLPVINIPGCPAHPDWITQILVAIATGRIADITLDELNRPQTFFKSFTQTGCTRNIHFAYKASSGEFGQRKGCLFYDLGCRGPMTHSSCNRILWNRVSSKTRAGMPCLGCTEPEFPFHDLKPGTVFKTQTVMGVPKELPTGVNKKDYALITVVAKDATPAWAEEDIFTV from the coding sequence ATGGTCAATGTCCTTTGGCTTCAAGGTGGAGCCTGTTCTGGCAACACCATGTCCTTCTTAAATGCAGAAGAACCGAGTGCTTGCGACTTAGTAACAGACTTTGGCATTAATATTTTGTGGCATCCCTCTTTGGGAGTCGAACTAGGCGAAAACCTGCAAAAATTGCTGTGGGATTGCGTAAAAGGTACAATCCCCCTAGATATCTTGGTATTTGAAGGATCGGTCGTCAACGCTCCCAACGGTGCGGGTACTTGGAACCGCTTTGCTCATCGACCGATGAAAGATTGGCTGAGCGACTTATCAAAAGTAGCTAGTTTCGTCGTTGCAGTAGGAGACTGCGCTACTTGGGGCGGCATTCCCGCAATGGCACCCAACCCCAGCGAATCGACAGGATTACAATTTCTCAAACGTCAGGAAGGCGGTTTTTTAGGCACAGACTACGTTTCCAAAGGCGGACTACCAGTAATTAATATTCCCGGATGTCCCGCTCATCCAGACTGGATTACACAAATTTTAGTCGCGATCGCCACCGGAAGGATCGCAGATATCACCTTAGACGAACTTAACCGTCCCCAAACCTTCTTCAAAAGCTTCACCCAAACAGGCTGCACTCGCAACATCCACTTTGCCTATAAAGCCTCTAGCGGTGAATTCGGACAGCGCAAAGGTTGCCTGTTCTACGACTTAGGTTGTCGCGGGCCAATGACCCATTCCTCCTGCAACCGCATTTTGTGGAACCGCGTTTCCTCCAAAACCCGCGCCGGAATGCCCTGTCTTGGTTGCACCGAACCAGAGTTTCCCTTCCACGACCTCAAACCAGGTACAGTTTTCAAAACCCAAACCGTCATGGGCGTACCCAAAGAACTGCCCACCGGAGTCAACAAAAAAGACTACGCCCTAATCACCGTTGTAGCAAAAGATGCAACTCCTGCCTGGGCAGAAGAAGACATTTTTACAGTTTAG